A region of bacterium DNA encodes the following proteins:
- a CDS encoding phage baseplate assembly protein V, whose amino-acid sequence MSVSETCEHDLLQLLRKAMETMRPDLSGYMRFPMRGKVVAVNAEKFTVDVKPDDADTPLLPKCQILTLWATSIQRIVILPKIDDAVVVGFLWGDPTQPFVMGFVTDSGTCGKHLIIEQGSSRIEIAENGAILIATEATLNVTAGAKIEICGDADIDVIATGKVKLSAPQVELGASAQEKVVLGDSFMSYFNTHIHTGNLGAPTSPPIQPMMTAMLSEVSKTE is encoded by the coding sequence ATGTCAGTGTCTGAAACCTGTGAACATGATCTGCTGCAGCTCCTGCGCAAGGCGATGGAGACGATGCGTCCCGATCTGTCGGGGTACATGCGGTTTCCAATGCGCGGAAAAGTAGTGGCAGTTAACGCAGAAAAGTTCACAGTCGATGTAAAGCCTGACGATGCCGATACACCCTTGCTTCCTAAATGTCAAATTCTGACGCTTTGGGCAACCAGCATCCAACGGATTGTAATTCTTCCGAAGATCGATGACGCAGTCGTGGTCGGCTTTCTCTGGGGAGATCCTACCCAACCATTTGTGATGGGATTTGTTACGGACTCAGGGACATGTGGTAAACATCTCATCATCGAGCAGGGTAGCAGCCGGATTGAAATCGCAGAAAATGGTGCCATTCTGATCGCAACAGAAGCAACGCTGAATGTTACTGCCGGAGCGAAAATTGAGATTTGTGGTGACGCCGATATCGATGTGATTGCAACCGGAAAAGTAAAACTATCTGCGCCTCAAGTGGAGCTAGGGGCAAGTGCGCAGGAGAAAGTGGTACTGGGTGATTCGTTCATGAGCTATTTCAATACGCACATCCATACCGGAAATCTTGGTGCACCGACCTCGCCACCCATCCAACCGATGATGACAGCGATGTTATCGGAAGTATCAAAAACGGAATAA